In Vicia villosa cultivar HV-30 ecotype Madison, WI linkage group LG7, Vvil1.0, whole genome shotgun sequence, the DNA window ACTTATTGTCTCGCAAAACCAACACTTTCAAATTTTCCAGAGCTTGAAGCCAATAAGGAAATTTGTCTTCTATTCTATTGCTACCAAGATTTAAAACTTCCAGATTTTTGCAATGGGACAAAGTCTTTGGCAACTGGTCTTCTAATTGGTTGCCAAAAAGATTCAAATTAAGAAGTTGACTGTCCTTCGAAAATTTATTTGACAGAATTCCATAAAAATTGTTCATTTGTAGATCCAAAACTCGAAGAGACGATAAACTAACAAGGCATGGTGGAATGGTGCCTGTCAATTTATTCTGTGCAAGATTGAGATATTGTAGTGAACTCATGTTGCaaattgaagaagaaagttcaCCATGTAGTAAGTTTAAACTAAGATCAAGGGAACCAAGCCGGTAGCTACTTGTTGAGATTTGATCTATTGATGTGAACATGTTTTGAGAGAGATTCAAAAATCCAATTGAATTCATTGTTTCAAGTAACCAATCAGGCACTCTTCCATTCAATTTGTTATTGGACATATCAAGAGAATACAATCTtggacaattttttaaaaatctgggAATTTCATTCAAACTCAAAGAAGACAATTCCAATAAAATTAGTTCAGAAAAATTGTAATTGACTTTGGATTCATTTTTTAGTGATAATTGGCTATTATGTGAAAGGGAcaaagaatgcaaattttgaagtttagaaaaGTGGTGAAAATCAACAACTCCGGTTAAGTTGTTTGATGATAGACAAAGTATAGTAATGTTTGGAAGGCTAAAAAGTGATTTTGGAATATTGCCTTGTAGCTTATTTTGGCATAGATAAAGCTCTTCTAAGGAATACAATGAGATTGCCCTGATAGGTCCCGTCAGTCGATTGTTTGCTagatttaatacttttaaatcaGGCAAGGATAACAAGGAGGAAGGAATTGTTCCATTTAATAAGTtgttatgtaaaatcaaataagtTAGTTTTTGAAACCCTGAAATTTTGTTGATTAGGGGCCCCACTAATTTATTATCAGAACAATCTAATGTCAGAAGTTGATTCAAGTTAAATAATGAAGAAGGAATTTGTCCTTCTAAATTGTTTAAATATAGATAGAGTTCTCGAAGTTTGGTCATCCCACCGAACACATTCGGGATCTGACCAATAAATGAATTGGATGAAAGGTCTAAGAAAATGAGATGGTGAAGGTTTGAAATTGATATTGGAAGATCACCTGTAAGTTTGTTATAACTCAAATCTAACTTTTGAAATCTATTTGATTGGTGAAATACATTTGGGATTTGACCACTAAGTTCATTTGACGAGAGATCTAGATGAGTTAGATATGGAAAAGTTAAAAGTGAAGATGGAATTGAACCGTTAAGAGAGTTTCCCGTTAAACTTAGATAAGTAAGAGATGTGAGATTAGAAAATGACGGAGGAATGTGTCCTTGAAAACCATTAAATGAAAAATCCAAAAGTCTAACAAAGTTACTGCAACTGAATTTTGGAAGCTGGCCAGTAAGGTTATTTTTTGACATATATAACTCACGAATAGCTGGTAAGCAGAGAATGCTTTGTTTGAAGTCACCCCTTAATCTTGAATTTTTGAGATGAAGAGTAACCAAAAAGGAAGAATGATTAAAGAGAAAACTAAGGAAGTTTGGTCTTATTGAAGACATATTTGTGCCATCCAAAAACATCTCTCTTAAATTTGTTGCATTTTGCACAAGTCTCTTCAAAGTGGTTTCTTTCCAAATCAATTCACTATTGGCAGAGAGATGAAGTGATGTTAATTTAGAAAGATATGATATTTGAGGAGGAACTTCTCCTTGAAAATCACAGTTAGACAGGTCAAGATGAGTGAGACTCTGAAATCCACCAAACTTAGAATGAAATTGGGAGCCAAAAGAAACATTGGAGAAAtaattggaagaaagattgaGTGTTTGGAGATGAGAAAGATGAAAAATGGAACTGTTAGAATGTAATATACCTGTAAGGCCTTCACAGCCAAGGTTGAGGCCAATCACATGACTAGAGATGGTGTTGCATGTGACACCATGCCATGAGCAACAATCAGTCTCATTTTGCCATGTTGTTGTTTTCATAGGAGATTCATTACAAGGATAATAAGCGGTACTTAGAGTGAATGAGGACTTGAAATGAAGCAAAGCATAAGTCTCATAAGGATGACACGACAAGttgaaagaagaggaagatggaaaatgaaagaaaaaaagatggAAACACAGAAGCAACCACTTCATGGATGACATGTATgaaggagtttgaggaaacttacTGGTTTATCAGAAAGAAAGAAAACCGAAACAAAATAAAGTGTGCATGGAAATGGAAAGAAAGGTAACAAA includes these proteins:
- the LOC131617761 gene encoding receptor-like protein 54; translated protein: MKWLLLCFHLFFFHFPSSSSFNLSCHPYETYALLHFKSSFTLSTAYYPCNESPMKTTTWQNETDCCSWHGVTCNTISSHVIGLNLGCEGLTGILHSNSSIFHLSHLQTLNLSSNYFSNVSFGSQFHSKFGGFQSLTHLDLSNCDFQGEVPPQISYLSKLTSLHLSANSELIWKETTLKRLVQNATNLREMFLDGTNMSSIRPNFLSFLFNHSSFLVTLHLKNSRLRGDFKQSILCLPAIRELYMSKNNLTGQLPKFSCSNFVRLLDFSFNGFQGHIPPSFSNLTSLTYLSLTGNSLNGSIPSSLLTFPYLTHLDLSSNELSGQIPNVFHQSNRFQKLDLSYNKLTGDLPISISNLHHLIFLDLSSNSFIGQIPSSLFNLNQLLTLDCSDNKLVGPLINKISGFQKLTYLILHNNLLNGTIPSSLLSLPDLKVLNLANNRLTGPIRAISLYSLEELYLCQNKLQGNIPKSLFSLPNITILCLSSNNLTGVVDFHHFSKLQNLHSLSLSHNSQLSLKNESKVNYNFSELILLELSSLSLNEIPRFLKNCPRLYSLDMSNNKLNGRVPDWLLETMNSIGFLNLSQNMFTSIDQISTSSYRLGSLDLSLNLLHGELSSSICNMSSLQYLNLAQNKLTGTIPPCLVSLSSLRVLDLQMNNFYGILSNKFSKDSQLLNLNLFGNQLEDQLPKTLSHCKNLEVLNLGSNRIEDKFPYWLQALENLKVLVLRDNKLHGPISNLRTNYSFPNLMIFDISGNKFSGLLPKELFKKFEAMKDEDARFSYMEESLNFYSQLSIIWYYDSVTLRIKGINSILVKISTNFATIDMSRNKFEGDIPNVVGELHALVGLNLSHNKLTGNIPQSMGNLTSLEWLDLSSNILNGMIPAYLTNLNFLEVLELSNNHLVGDIPQGKQFNTFSNVSYEGNLGLCGLPLSKKCGPEQHSPSSSNKFWSEEKFGFGWIPVTIGYGCGFVFGIGLGYCMFLIGKPRWPVMIFGGKPKRRVKRRTRVRRTNHSNMNQMIQMS